The DNA window GCACGGCGGGAAAACCCATGAGGGAGATATCCAGCCCCGCGCGCTGGAGATAATCGCTGAGCGGGATGGTGAGATGCTCGTCCTTGTAGATGACCGGGATGATCCAGCTGTGGCTGGTGCCCAGGTCCACGTGGCCGGCCAGCTTGTCGCGCAGGTAATCGGCGTTGTGCCGCAAGCGCTTACGTTTGGCGTCTCCATCGGGTCCGGAGGCCAGCTCCAGCGCCTTGATGAGCCCGCCGGTTACCACCGGGTCCAGGGCACAGGAGAACATCCGCGACCGGGCATACCAGTTGAGGTAGGTGGTCATATCTTCCTTCGCGATGAGGCAGCCGCCAACACCGCCAAACGACTTGCTGAAGGTGCCGATGATCATGTCCACCTCCTCCAGTACGCCCTGCTCCTCCGACACGCCCCGGCCGGATTCACCGGCCACGAGCAGGGAATGGGCCTCATCCACCAGCACGGTAGCACCGTACCGCTTGGCTACGCGCACAATTTCGCGCACGTGGCCGATGTCACCGTCGGCGCTGTAGACGCCCTCCGTGCAGACCAGGATGCGCGTGTTGCGGTAGTCCATGCGGCCGAGCACCCGCTCCAGGTGCTCCACATCGTTATGCTTGTAGAGCTTGATGTTGGCCTGCGACAGGATGGCGCCGTCAAACAGCGAGGCGTGCGAAAGCCGATCCAGTACCACGTAGTCGCCCTTGTGCGCGAAGCCCGAAACTACCCCCAGATTGGCGCCGTATCCTGACGAGAATAGGGTCACGCCATAGCCTGGCAGGCCGAAAAATTCCACCAGCTTCTCCTCCAGCTCTTCATGTACCTTGAAGGTCCCGTTCAAGACGGGGGAGCCGGTGGCGCCCAGTCCGTAGGCATCCAGGGCCTCCCTGGCCGCGGCCAGCACCTCCGGATGGTAAGAGTAGCCCAGATAGTTGTAGCTGGCGAAGCTGATCAGGTCCA is part of the Candidatus Neomarinimicrobiota bacterium genome and encodes:
- a CDS encoding aminotransferase class I/II-fold pyridoxal phosphate-dependent enzyme; protein product: MGNEHSRDSHYTDFTFDMFMNSAGKDHAEITRFNQWRKQVLDAGKYTFQVPHLGAQRTEVTVQRNTGEELDLISFASYNYLGYSYHPEVLAAAREALDAYGLGATGSPVLNGTFKVHEELEEKLVEFFGLPGYGVTLFSSGYGANLGVVSGFAHKGDYVVLDRLSHASLFDGAILSQANIKLYKHNDVEHLERVLGRMDYRNTRILVCTEGVYSADGDIGHVREIVRVAKRYGATVLVDEAHSLLVAGESGRGVSEEQGVLEEVDMIIGTFSKSFGGVGGCLIAKEDMTTYLNWYARSRMFSCALDPVVTGGLIKALELASGPDGDAKRKRLRHNADYLRDKLAGHVDLGTSHSWIIPVIYKDEHLTIPLSDYLQRAGLDISLMGFPAVPKNQARIRLFVTSEHTEDQMDKGAEILLDAAQHFGFDLHERPIHSAIQES